The Ficedula albicollis isolate OC2 chromosome 6, FicAlb1.5, whole genome shotgun sequence genome has a window encoding:
- the LOC101810476 gene encoding vertebrate ancient opsin-like: MDALRAFENGSLLSSYSAPARWDPFRRPLESIQPWQFSLLAAVMLVVTSLSLAENLAVILVTFKFKQLRQPVNYIIVNLSVADFLVSLTGGTISFLANLKGFFFMGHWACVLEGFAVTFFGVAALWSLALLALERYIVICRPPRNTRLRGRQAALAIVFVWSFSFIWTIPPTAGWSSYTTSKIGTTCEPNWYSGAYADRAYIIAFFTTCFIVPLLVILVSYGKLLQKLKKVSDAQGRLGATRRPERQVTRMVVFMIVAFLICWMPYAAFSLLVTVCPSIELDPCLAAIPAFFSKTATVYNPIIYVFMNKQFRQCLIQMFSCSAIGTGKSNMNLTSEGAVLTQDRRGTEMSPMAALSTISTRKTADEHGRQQSLALLTTSENKMCPM, translated from the exons ATGGATGCATTGAGAGCATTTGAAAATGGGTCGCTCTTGTCCAGTtactctgctcctgccaggtgGGATCCCTTCCGTCGTCCTTTGGAgtccatccagccctggcagttCAGCCTTCTGGCAGCAGTAATGTTGGTGGTGACCTCCCTGTCACTTGCTGAGAACCTGGCTGTAATCCTGGTAACTTTTAAGTTCAAGCAATTGAGACAACCTGTCAATTATATTATAGTCAATTTGTCTGTGGCTGATTTCCTGGTCTCACTGACTGGTGGTACCATCAGCTTTTTAGCAAAtctaaaaggatttttttttatgggacACTGGGCTTGTGTATTGGAAGGATTTGCTGTCACATTTTTTG GCGTTGCAGCTCTCTGgtctctggctctgctggctcttgAGCGCTACATCGTGATCTGCCGCCCGCCAAGAAACACCCGCTTgaggggcaggcaggcagctctggctaTTGTCTTTGTGTGGAGTTTCTCCTTCATTTGGACCATTCCACCAACAGCTGGCTGGAGCAGTTACACCACCAGTAAGATTGGAACTACTTGTGAGCCTAACTG GTACTCAGGAGCTTATGCTGACCGTGCGTACATTATTGCATTCTTCACCACCTGTTTTATAGTACCCTTATTGGTGATTTTGGTGTCCTATGGAAAATTGCTGCAGAAGCTAAAAAAG GTGTCAGATGCACAAGGCAGGCTGGGAGCTACCAGGAGACCCGAAAGACAAGTGACTAGAATGGTTGTTTTTATGATCGTTGCCTTTCTCATCTGCTGGATGCCATACGCTGCCTTTTCTCTCCTGGTCACTGTGTGTCCCTCCATTGAGCTGGATCCTTGTCTGGCAGCAATTCCGgctttcttttccaaaacagctACCGTTTATAATCCAATTATTTATGTCTTTATGAACAAACAG TTCAGGCAGTGTCTGATTCAAATGTTCAGTTGCAGTGCCATAGGAACTGGGAAGTCCAACATGAACCTGACTTCAGAGGGAGCAGTGCTAACCCAGGACAGAAGAGGCACTGAGATGTCCCCCatggcagctctcagcaccaTTTCTACGAGGAAAACTGCAGATGAACACGGAAGGCAACAATCTTTGGCTCTGTTGAcaacttcagaaaacaaaatgtgccCCATGTAA